The following are encoded in a window of Helicoverpa armigera isolate CAAS_96S chromosome 24, ASM3070526v1, whole genome shotgun sequence genomic DNA:
- the LOC110371137 gene encoding uncharacterized protein LOC110371137, with protein MAATDGQVVAAASRWCDEGSYLREFAIKNRLPSVAKIIKGQYGGLGVPTLPSPGLQSTALLVSAGKRKKIIAQAIKLKEGRRMVSVGPRIAIPETYKGYFELLSEEGRAVRCIESVSELARRKLDDGCLVREPVRVICAKTDLDGNVTADGARNLPAGEVIMPRGETFLGKNKYLKCTDAKGDMVLLSLDQRGKFSAVAKEENISGVHTAKTLLTKRLPITVRLVHGTPPRGLKSASHFVPELRLLSMYEEEHVFALPLPKEGNALVALPLAAPLKMQRCKNEEQIKNFMEFSRLVEKCNRLLVDVVDRIHVLDGKLGDPKRLLNGPLHAPPLVKTGYFLRRSASSDTANQHKHMSRHNHIYSSHRDENSIPDEYDEIDQIYDYVRGFAPLPKNIKASYSNEPTPRHESAPSSPAATPIHMPLITEIKPEPPPIETIPTKKPLNIQKAEKRTRKAPTPIKETPVTVYKEKCSIAPAPNLPKLYIKNSVNNNKNRMVFRQKSTSPTKEAPSPVASPIRPIKGDSPIFNIRYKSLSNIHQAMELDGTLDSSHSGGRTSGDSGNGPKLPEKRSRKLSRPKSLTNLVWELKGCPDPDKPKTRVKNEGYKKIGNKLSLGAQKRVPTLYL; from the coding sequence ATGGCAGCCACAGACGGCCAAGTAGTGGCCGCAGCGTCACGCTGGTGCGACGAGGGCAGCTACCTCCGAGAGTTCGCCATCAAGAACCGACTCCCAAGCGTCGCGAAAATCATTAAAGGACAATATGGTGGTCTTGGAGTCCCCACGCTACCAAGCCCCGGCTTACAAAGCACAGCACTCCTTGTATCAGCAGGAAAGAGAAAGAAAATCATTGCTCAAGCTATCAAACTTAAAGAAGGAAGACGGATGGTCAGTGTTGGACCTAGGATAGCTATACCCGAAACTTATAAAGGGTATTTTGAACTGCTTAGTGAAGAAGGTCGGGCTGTAAGGTGCATTGAATCAGTATCAGAGCTAGCTAGAAGGAAGCTTGATGATGGATGTCTTGTTAGAGAACCAGTTAGAGTTATTTGTGCTAAAACAGACTTGGACGGTAATGTTACCGCTGATGGAGCCAGGAATCTGCCAGCTGGAGAAGTTATCATGCCGAGAGGAGAAACTTTCTTAGGCAAGAACAAGTATTTGAAGTGCACTGACGCTAAAGGTGATATGGTTTTATTAAGTCTGGATCAAAGGGGGAAGTTTTCAGCAGTCGCTAAGGAAGAGAATATAAGTGGTGTGCATACAGCTAAGACTTTACTGACAAAACGTCTGCCTATAACTGTGAGGCTAGTTCACGGCACTCCGCCGAGAGGGCTTAAGAGTGCCAGCCATTTTGTTCCAGAATTAAGACTGTTGTCAATGTATGAAGAAGAACATGTCTTCGCTCTCCCTCTCCCTAAAGAAGGCAATGCATTAGTAGCACTACCCTTGGCAGCACCATTAAAAATGCAAAGATGCAAAAATGAGGAACAAATAAAGAATTTCATGGAGTTCTCTAGATTAGTGGAAAAGTGCAATCGTTTGTTAGTAGATGTCGTAGACAGAATACACGTGTTAGATGGAAAGTTAGGAGACCCGAAGAGGCTTTTGAATGGGCCTCTACATGCGCCACCGTTAGTCAAAACTGGATATTTCCTTCGGCGTAGCGCATCTTCTGACACAGCTAACCAACACAAACACATGTCACGCCACAACCACATTTACAGCAGTCATCGAGACGAGAACAGTATCCCAGATGAATACGATGAAATAGACCAAATTTATGACTACGTCAGGGGCTTCGCTCCACTTCCTAAAAACATTAAAGCTTCATATTCAAACGAGCCAACTCCACGACACGAGTCTGCACCATCATCGCCCGCTGCTACTCCTATCCACATGCCTCTCATCACAGAAATAAAGCCAGAACCACCGCCAATAGAAACCATACCCACAAAGAAGCCATTAAACATCCAAAAAGCTGAAAAGAGAACTAGAAAAGCACCTACACCAATTAAGGAAACCCCAGTCACTGTATACAAGGAGAAATGTTCCATAGCACCGGCACCTAACCTGCCAAAACTTTACATCAAAAATAGTGTGAACAACAATAAGAATAGGATGGTATTCCGTCAAAAAAGTACTTCGCCGACTAAAGAGGCCCCTAGTCCCGTCGCTAGTCCAATACGACCAATAAAAGGTGACTCTCCAATTTTCAATATAAGATATAAGAGCTTATCGAACATCCATCAGGCCATGGAGTTAGATGGAACTTTAGACTCAAGTCATTCCGGTGGGAGAACGTCGGGAGATTCTGGAAATGGTCCTAAACTCCCAGAAAAAAGATCTAGGAAGTTAAGCAGACCGAAGTCACTGACGAACCTGGTTTGGGAGCTCAAGGGGTGCCCAGATCCAGATAAACCTAAAACTAGAGTTAAGAATGAAGGCTACAAGAAGATTGGTAACAAATTGTCTTTGGGAGCTCAGAAGAGGGTGCCGACGTTGTATCTTTAA